In a single window of the Cucumis melo cultivar AY chromosome 11, USDA_Cmelo_AY_1.0, whole genome shotgun sequence genome:
- the LOC103498832 gene encoding serine/threonine-protein kinase ATG1a isoform X2: MDFDDLHPKDCCLIGNYILERRIGSGSFAVVWKSRHRHLGTVFAVKEIHKKKLLPKVSDSLLREISILRTVNHPNIIHLFEAIQTDDSIYLILEYCAGGDLWDYINRHGKVSEAVARDLMRQLASGLKVLQEKHLIHRDLKPQNLLLSSKEGIPLLKIGDFGFARSLANQALADTLCGSPLYMAPEIMNNQKYDAKADLWSVGAILFQLLTGKLPFTGSHPAQLFKNITESTELKFPKGALEELHPDSVNLCRSLLRQNPGICCCDAVCKCARVLGQLTGGGGFMFSPYSFRTFWRFCTIERLSFKEFFNHKFFQEPRSNKAVETTPVVQSLESASSEAEKVESHLEQPIESSNRDSETSSSTVCNRTSRGKNIGSSVREQLIEPSNKDAEITSSSVPSSKSKGKNICSLVREQPIEPILNRGVDELKSLDCIQQSLNQIGVSDSMDSIEKDYVLVNAHCPSMETSSYHLETSLQGSLRVSHAFIIDQDTIAKTQKKELIASTRDIGESSRSRDQFSMARAASMLREVQGLSILHPSTRLQLFNQYLHVLSDLSQEKCNAGMFLESFSVELVALALWKEAVEISGAWLSSSDERKSSESSLGIDSTTLQKDADDAANEEGNVDFNRPSSVSKWAQLGFIAAVDRTEKLSQNIQEIDGATVIPDAMEIIFQKAISLGKSGAVDQYMENKDNAAASYSKAILLFSFILGEAESLNSPFSLTSCNKQRIQHYIHYLQTQTNLLSP, from the exons AAGACTGCTGTTTGATCGGTAACTATATATTGGAGCGCAGAATCGGGTCGGGTTCGTTCGCCGTAGTGTGGAAGTCAAGGCATAGGCACTTGGGTACGGTTTTTGCTGTTAAGGAGATTCATAAGAAGAAGCTTCTTCCCAAAGTTAGTGACAGTTTGCTCAGAGAGATTTCTATACTCAGAACTGTCAATCACCCCAATATCATTCATCTCTTTGAAGCCATTCAG ACTGATGATAGCATTTATCTTATACTTGAGTATTGTGCTGGTGGTGACCTCTGGGACTATATTAATCGCCATGGAAAAGTATCCGAAGCAGTTGCTAGAGACTTGATGAGACAATTGG CTTCTGGCTTGAAAGTTCTTCAAGAGAAACATCTCATTCATAGAGATTTAAAGCCTCAG AACTTGCTGTTGTCTTCTAAAGAAGGGATTCCGCTGTTGAAGATTGGAGATTTTGGATTTGCAAG GTCCTTAGCAAATCAGGCATTGGCCGATACACTTTGTGGTTCACCTTTGTATATGGCTCCGGAAATTATGAACAACCAAAAATATGATGCCAAG GCTGATTTATGGAGTGTGGGAGCAATTTTGTTTCAGCTATTGACAGGGAAGCTTCCATTTACTGGCAGTCATCCAGCTCAG CTCTTCAAGAATATCACTGAATCCACTGAGCTAAAGTTTCCTAAAGGTGCCTTGGAAGAGCTACATCCTGACTCTGTGAATCTTTGCAGAAGCCTTTTACGTCAAAATCCAGGTATTTGTTGCTGCGATGCAGTTTGTAAGTGTGCAAGGGTGCTGGGACAATTAACTGGAGGTGGCGGATTTATGTTTTCCCCCTATAGCTTTCGAACATTTTGGAGATTTTGTACTA TCGAACGGCTTTCATTCAAGGAGTTCTTCAATCACAAATTCTTTCAGGAGCCAAG ATCAAATAAAGCTGTTGAGACAACACCTGTTGTTCAGTCATTGGAATCAGCCAGCTCAGAAGCAGAAAAGGTTGAGTCCCACTTAGAACAACCTATTGAGTCATCGAACAGAGATTCAGAAACCAGTAGTTCAACCGTATGTAACAGAACATCCAGAGGGAAGAACATTGGCAGTTCGGTCAGGGAACAACTTATTGAGCCATCTAACAAAGATGCAGAGATCACTAGTTCATCCGTACCTAGCAGCAAATCCAAAGGGAAGAACATTTGCAGTTTGGTGAGGGAACAACCTATTGAGCCAATTCTCAATCGTGGAGTAGATGAGCTAAAATCTCTTGATTGTATTCAACAATCCCTGAATCAGATTGGAG TTTCTGATTCAATGGATTCAATTGAGAAAGATTATGTTCTCGTGAATGCTCATTGTCCTTCAATGGAGACCTCTTCTTATCACCTTGAAACATCATTACAAGGTTCATTGAGAGTTTCCCATGCTTTTATTATCGATCAGGATACGATAGCCAAAACCCAGAAAAAGGAACTTATTGCTAGTACAAGAGATATTGGAGAAAGCTCAAGGAGTCGAGATCAATTCTCAATGGCACGTGCAGCATCTATGTTAAGAGAAGTacaaggactatccatattgcATCCCTCTACCAGGCTCCAGTTATTTAATCAGTATCTCCATGTTCTTTCAGATTTGTCACAAGAAAAG TGTAATGCAGGGATGTTTTTGGAATCATTTTCAGTTGAACTGGTTGCTTTAGCTTTATGGAAGGAAGCCGTTGAAATTAGTGGTGCTTGGCTGAGTTCTTCTGATGAACGCAAATCGTCAGAAAGTAGTTTGGGAATAGATTCTACAACTCTTCAGAAAGATGCTGACGACGCTGCAAATGAGGAAGGAAATGTAGATTTTAATAGACCGTCATCTGTTTCTAAGTGGGCACAGCTAGGGTTTATTGCTGCAGTGGACCGAACTGAGAAGTTATCGCAAAATATCCAAGAGATCGATG GTGCAACTGTCATACCTGATGCTATGGAAATTATATTCCAAAAGGCAATTTCCCTTGGGAAATCTGGTGCT GTAGATCAATACATGGAAAACAAGGACAATGCTGCTGCTTCATATTCCAAAGCCATTCTTCTATTTTCATTCATTTTGGGAGAAGCTGAATCCCTTAACTCTCCATTTTCGCTTACTTCGTGCAATAAGCAACGAATTCAACATTACATTCATTACCTGCAGACTCAGACTAACTTGTTATCGCCGTAG